CGCGCCCGCGCGATGTACCGCAGGGAGACGGTCGGCTTCGTCTTCCAGTCGTTTCACCTCGTTCCGAGCCTCACCGCCGAGCAGAACGTCGCGCTCGCGCTCACGTTCCAGGGGGTCTACGGGGCCGAGCGCGCGCGACGCGCCTCCGAGGCGCTCGAGCGCGTGGGGCTCGGGGCACGCGCGGGTCACCGCCCCGGTCAGCTCTCGGGAGGCGAGCAGCAGCGCGTGGCGATCGCGCGCGCGCTCGTGC
This sequence is a window from Candidatus Polarisedimenticolaceae bacterium. Protein-coding genes within it:
- a CDS encoding ATP-binding cassette domain-containing protein, which encodes RARAMYRRETVGFVFQSFHLVPSLTAEQNVALALTFQGVYGAERARRASEALERVGLGARAGHRPGQLSGGEQQRVAIARALVHHPPLLLADEPTGNLDRKNAEDVLAALREARAAGATVVAVTHDEATARREASRVVRLSDGRVVAEERP